TTCAGACACCTTTTTGTCTTCATCTGCAATAATAGGAAAGTTTACTGTGGTGTTTTGGGTTTCATTAATATCGTTAACCCAACCTTTATGAGATTCTAAGCCATCAACACTTAACGCAACAACTTTTACGTTACGCTTATCAAACTCTGGTTTATATTTAGCTACGGTACCTAACTCAGTTGTACAAACAGGAGTGTAATCAGCTGGATGTGAAAATAATATTCCCCAACTATCACCTAGCCATTCATGAAAATTAATATTTCCTTCAGTTGACTTTGCAGTAAAATTTGGTGCAATGTCACCTAATCTAATTGTTGCCATAATATATAATGTTTTATTGAAATTAATAAATGAATTCTATACTAGCTAATATAACCATTTTTCTTCAATTGATAAAAATCAACTCGTTATATATCTGTTAAAAAAACTAATCACTTTCTTACTAATAAAAACCATAAATCAGTTAACTTTGCTTCTTAAAATTAAATCATTTTATAATGAGTTTTAGAATAGAAAAAGACACCATGGGCGAGGTAAAAGTGCCTGCCGATAAACTTTGGGGAGCACAAACAGAACGCTCTAGAAATAATTTTAAAATAGGGGCTTCGGCGTCTATGCCATTAGAAATAATTTACGGATTTGCCTATCTAAAAAAAGCAGCTGCCTATACCAATTGCGAATTAGGAGTTTTACCAATTGAAAAACGCGATTTAATTGCTGCCGTTTGTGATGAAATTTTAGCTGGCAAACACGATGACCAATTCCCGCTTGTTATTTGGCAAACAGGTTCTGGAACACAAAGCAATATGAATGCTAATGAAGTTATTGCAAATAGAGCACAACAATTGGCAGGAAAAATTATTGGTGAGGGAGAGAAAGCAATTCAACCTAATGATGATGTGAACAAATCGCAATCATCGAACGACACCTTCCCTACTGGTATGCATATTGCTATTTATAAAAAAGTAGTAGAAGTTACTATTCCGGGGGTTAAACAACTTCGCGACACGCTCAAGAAAAAATCCGAAGCATTTAAAAATGTTGTAAAAATTGGTCGTACCCATTTAATGGATGCTACGCCACTAACTTTAGGTCAAGAAATTTCTGGGTATGTTGCACAGCTAGATCACGGTTTAAAAGCCTTAGAAAATACCTTGCCACATTTAAGCGAACTAGCATTAGGAGGTACTGCTGTAGGAACAGGTTTAAACACGCCAAAAGGATATAGCAAACGTGTTGCAGAATACATTGCAGAATTTACAGGACTTCCATTTATTACTGCTCCTAATAAATTTGAGGCGCTTGCTGCACACGATGCCCTGGTTGAAACACACGGAGCGCTTAAACAATTAGCGGTTTCTTTAAATAAAATTGCTAATGATGTTAGAATGATGGCATCTGGACCACGAAGTGGTATTGGTGAAATTATTATTCCAGCAAACGAACCAGGTAGTTCTATTATGCCTGGAAAAGTTAACCCAACACAATGTGAAGCATTAACCATGGTTTGTGCTCAAGTTATTGGTAATGATGTGGCTATTTCTGTGGGTGGTTTACAAGGCCATTATGAATTGAATGTATTTAAACCTGTCATGGCCGCAAATGCCATACAATCTGCTCAATTAATAGGGGATGCTTGCGCTAGTTTTAATGAGCATTGTGCTGTTGGTATTGAACCAAACCACGAAGTCATTAAAAAATTATTAAACAATTCATTAATGCTGGTTACAGCATTAAATACTAAAATTGGCTATTATAAAGCTGCTGAAATCGCAAATACGGCTCATACTAATGGAACAACTTTAAAAGAAGAAGCTATTAATTTAGGTTATGTTACAGCTGAAGATTATGATGCTTGGGTAAAACCTGAAGATATGGTAGGTGGCTTAAAATAAATATCTAATTACTGCAAAATAAAAAACAGGTAATCGAAATTACCTGTTTTTTTTTGGTTGGTTAGCTATTAATCCTTATTTGGTTTAAATCAGGAAATCCATCCAAATATATAATTTAACATGTTCTTTACTGTTAACAAATGTTAATTTTTATCAATTTTCTTTCTAATTCGACTCAATTGAACCGCTGTTATTCCTAAATAAGACGCTATATGATACTGAGGCATTAGCGCATCTACATTGGGGATTTGTTTTTGCAATTCTGTATATCGCTGTTTAGCATCTAACGAAATTAATTCTACAAGTCGTTTTTCATATAAAACATAAATAGACTCTAAAACTTTTGAATACAACATGTTAAGTGATTTGTGTTTTTCACATAACTTCATAAGTTTATAATAATCCACCTCATACATTTCAGAATCTTCAAGTGTTTCAAACATAAATAAAGATGGTTTCTTTTGAATTAAAGCCGTTAAAGGTCCCAAAAAACTTAGTGGCATATAAAAATTTTTATTAAATTCTTTACCAGATTCTGTACTTAAATAACACCTTACTATTCCAGAAACAAGCATATATATTTTGGAAGGTGCTTCGTTTAATTTAACTATTTGCTTACCTGCTTTGAGAGTTTTAAATTCGGATATTTTTAAAAGTTCTTCAATAATGTCTTCTGAAATATTACTAAAAGAGTTTAAAAAATTTGTGTGAGAGTCGGTTTGATTCATACAGTAAAAAGAGAGATTGAATTTTTAATAGCACTTTACGCATATAGAACTTTGGATAAATATTTATCTAAAACTATATATGGTTTAAAATTACAGCTTCTCATCCTTCTTTAATTAATTTCTCTACAATTGGCATATAAATTTGTTTAGATGCATGAAACTAAATACTAGACCTTATAAAAAAACAAAAAGCCTTAGGGATTAACCTAAGGCTTTTTAATAAGTGTGTATTATATACGGTTTACTTTAAAGTAAACTCTGATGTAGCTACTAAATCTTTCTCATTAAAAACATTTATAGTGTAGCGTCCTTTTTGAAATTCTTCTTTTCCTTTTGTTGCAACAAACTCGCATATGTCTAAACTTGAGTTTTCATAATTAAATTTACTTATTATACTGTAATTTAAAGACTTATACCCGAATGCTACTTGTTCATTTAAACCTAATGTGTTATTTTTTGGATCTATAACCTGAACATATAATTCTTGATTCCCAGATTGAACTAATTTATTCTTAGGCACTGTAAAACATACTCTAATTTTATCGGCACGACTAGCTCTTTCTGTTGGTATTAATTTCCCCGAAGTTCTTTCAATAACTCCAAAGCCTTTCATGTTTACAGCTCCTAATACAGCTGCGTTTGAAACTACCTCAGCTAAAGCATTGTTTTGAATTAATAAAGAATCGGTAAATATAGTACGCTCTTCTAATCGCACACGTGTACTGTCTAAAGAAGTTGCTAAATATGAATTTTGAATTTTTAATTTATCATTTTCAGCTAATAAAACGTCCATTTCTTTTTGTAATGAAGCATATTTTTGTTTGTAACTCCACAAGCTTTTTATATTAGTTTCAGAAATTTTTAACGAATCGATTAATCCTTGAATACGAGATCTAGCTTCAACTAAATCGTTATTGGCAATTTCATTTTCGCCAATAGCTTCATCATATTGTTTAGCCATAGCGTTCAAATCATTCATCACCAATTGTTTTTGCTCGGTTAAATCTTTTTGAACTTTTGAGCTAGTTTGATATAAATTCATTGTGTAGAATGCAGTTCCTAAAAATAAAACTAATGCAATACCCAATGCTACTTTAAGCCCCATGCTACTTTTATTGTTTTCCATAATTACTTGTTTTTAATGTTTTTAATTTCAAATGTTCTTTAATTATAATACTTTTCCTTTTTAATGATGTAAATAAATAATAATGTATTTTTATTTCAAAATTTAATTGCTCTTTTATGGATAAACTGGTTTTATTTAACAATAATATTCTAGATGAATTACTAAACAAACGCCATGGTGAATCCAAATTTGGTGAACATATTCAAATATTAACCAGTATTTCAAATATATACGACCAACTTATAAATTTAGATGTTACCCATGTAATTATTGGCTTACCCGAAAATGTTGGGGGTTATGCAAACTACAGAAAAACCAGTACCTCTAAAGCATGGGAAGTTACATTAAAAAATTTATTAAACATACAAAGTAATGAGATTACAAAAGCTAATAAGATTTTAATTTTAGGGCATCTTGATTTTACTAAAGAATTATTAAAAGTTTCTAAGCTAGATGCTACTAAAAAGAAAAGTATTATGAAAGCTAGAAAAATTGTGAGCAAAATAGATACATACGTTACTCACATTGTTCAATTAATTGTTTCGGCAGGAAAAAAGCCTATTATTATTGGTGGTGGTCATAACAATGCTTATGGCAATATAAAAGGCACAAGCTTAGCTTTAAAGAAGCCTATAAATGTTATAAACTTTGATACGCATTCCGATTTTGAACCCGAAGAAGGTCGTCATAGTGGAAATGGCTTTAGTTATGCTTACGCTGAAGGATTTTTAAATAATTATTTTATTTTCGGATTGCAAAGAAGCTATATTTCAGATAGATTATTTATATCATTAAAAAAAATCAAATATAACATGTTTGAAGATTTGGTTCTTAGCAAAGGATTAAAGTATACAGAAGGACTGAAACGTGCAGCAAATCATGTTGCCGATAAACCTTTTGGGGTCGAAATAGATTGTCATGCCATAGATAATATCTCAAGTAGTTCCATAACCCCTAGGGGATTTAGTGCAAATAAAACTAGAAGTTTTGTTACATACTTTGGTAAACAAAAAAACGCTTATTATTTACATATATGTGAAGCTGCTGTTACAAAAAAAACAGAAATACAAGTTGGGATATTAATAACTGATTTGATTGTTGATTTTATAAATGCCCCCTTCGCTTAGTTACAACAATTTATGTATTAAAGCATATTGCAACAAAACAATCGTTCTGGTATCGTGTATCTCTCCGTTATTAAGCATGATAATAGCTTCAGTAAATGGTAATTCTAAAACTTCAATATCTTCATGCTCACTTTCTAGACCTCCACCTCCACTTACCTTCATTGCATCGGTGTATTCCGCTATAAAAAAATGCATTTTTTCAGTCATAACCCCGGGCGAAGAATACGCTTCAAATACTTTTTTCACTTCCTTCAACCTATATCCTACTTCTTCTTCTGTTTCTCTTATAATACAAGCTTCAGGGTTATCTTTATCTAACATGCCTGCGCAAATTTCAATCAATAAGCCATCCTTATTATCATTTAAAAATGTAGGCATTCTAAATTGACGCGTTAAAATAATACTGCCTTTTTCTTTATTATAGAGCAAAATACCCGCACCGTCACCCCTATCGTAACATTCCCGCACTTGTGTTACCCAATTTCCGTTACTTAATTTATAATCGAAGGTTACCTTATTTAAGGTATAATAATTATTAGAAAGTAATTCTGTTTTTATGTTCTTTAATTTATCAGATGATATCATTAATAGTAAATTAAGCTTATTAAAATATGAGAAGCAATTTCGTTAAAAGTATCTAAT
The genomic region above belongs to Mariniflexile litorale and contains:
- a CDS encoding peroxiredoxin; the encoded protein is MATIRLGDIAPNFTAKSTEGNINFHEWLGDSWGILFSHPADYTPVCTTELGTVAKYKPEFDKRNVKVVALSVDGLESHKGWVNDINETQNTTVNFPIIADEDKKVSELYDMIHPNANDKLTVRSVFVIGDDKKVKLIITYPASTGRNFDELLRVIDSLQLTAYHKVATPANWKNGEDVVISPAITNEQIPSMFPKGHKEIKPYLRMTPQPNLD
- the fumC gene encoding class II fumarate hydratase, which gives rise to MSFRIEKDTMGEVKVPADKLWGAQTERSRNNFKIGASASMPLEIIYGFAYLKKAAAYTNCELGVLPIEKRDLIAAVCDEILAGKHDDQFPLVIWQTGSGTQSNMNANEVIANRAQQLAGKIIGEGEKAIQPNDDVNKSQSSNDTFPTGMHIAIYKKVVEVTIPGVKQLRDTLKKKSEAFKNVVKIGRTHLMDATPLTLGQEISGYVAQLDHGLKALENTLPHLSELALGGTAVGTGLNTPKGYSKRVAEYIAEFTGLPFITAPNKFEALAAHDALVETHGALKQLAVSLNKIANDVRMMASGPRSGIGEIIIPANEPGSSIMPGKVNPTQCEALTMVCAQVIGNDVAISVGGLQGHYELNVFKPVMAANAIQSAQLIGDACASFNEHCAVGIEPNHEVIKKLLNNSLMLVTALNTKIGYYKAAEIANTAHTNGTTLKEEAINLGYVTAEDYDAWVKPEDMVGGLK
- a CDS encoding Crp/Fnr family transcriptional regulator codes for the protein MNQTDSHTNFLNSFSNISEDIIEELLKISEFKTLKAGKQIVKLNEAPSKIYMLVSGIVRCYLSTESGKEFNKNFYMPLSFLGPLTALIQKKPSLFMFETLEDSEMYEVDYYKLMKLCEKHKSLNMLYSKVLESIYVLYEKRLVELISLDAKQRYTELQKQIPNVDALMPQYHIASYLGITAVQLSRIRKKIDKN
- a CDS encoding chromosome partitioning protein ParA, translating into MENNKSSMGLKVALGIALVLFLGTAFYTMNLYQTSSKVQKDLTEQKQLVMNDLNAMAKQYDEAIGENEIANNDLVEARSRIQGLIDSLKISETNIKSLWSYKQKYASLQKEMDVLLAENDKLKIQNSYLATSLDSTRVRLEERTIFTDSLLIQNNALAEVVSNAAVLGAVNMKGFGVIERTSGKLIPTERASRADKIRVCFTVPKNKLVQSGNQELYVQVIDPKNNTLGLNEQVAFGYKSLNYSIISKFNYENSSLDICEFVATKGKEEFQKGRYTINVFNEKDLVATSEFTLK
- a CDS encoding arginase family protein, which produces MDKLVLFNNNILDELLNKRHGESKFGEHIQILTSISNIYDQLINLDVTHVIIGLPENVGGYANYRKTSTSKAWEVTLKNLLNIQSNEITKANKILILGHLDFTKELLKVSKLDATKKKSIMKARKIVSKIDTYVTHIVQLIVSAGKKPIIIGGGHNNAYGNIKGTSLALKKPINVINFDTHSDFEPEEGRHSGNGFSYAYAEGFLNNYFIFGLQRSYISDRLFISLKKIKYNMFEDLVLSKGLKYTEGLKRAANHVADKPFGVEIDCHAIDNISSSSITPRGFSANKTRSFVTYFGKQKNAYYLHICEAAVTKKTEIQVGILITDLIVDFINAPFA
- a CDS encoding NUDIX domain-containing protein, which codes for MISSDKLKNIKTELLSNNYYTLNKVTFDYKLSNGNWVTQVRECYDRGDGAGILLYNKEKGSIILTRQFRMPTFLNDNKDGLLIEICAGMLDKDNPEACIIRETEEEVGYRLKEVKKVFEAYSSPGVMTEKMHFFIAEYTDAMKVSGGGGLESEHEDIEVLELPFTEAIIMLNNGEIHDTRTIVLLQYALIHKLL